AGGAATCAATGACCTCTACTGATGTCAGATCAATCACTACTCCTGATGAACCTTCTTGATGTATTTTATTTAAAAGGTCTTCTTGAAAGCGGAGAGCCGTTTGATCATCTAGTTCCACTTGAATACTAATGAGCAAATAGTCATACAGCTTTAAAATTGGAATTCTCACGATATCCCCTACTTTCTATATATCTACCATTTTTTTATTTGTCATTTCTAATGCCGTTTCGATTCCCTTTTGCAGCGAGCTCTTCGTTGGGAATTTCCCTAATTCAATTCCAAGGTTGACAATAGTTTGTGCAATCTCTGGACGAATCCCAACTAGAATGCACTCAGTCCCAACAAGACGAACAGCCTCAGACGCCTGAATAATGTGGTTAGCGACCATTGTATCAACAACAGGTACCCCCGTAATATCAATCAGTACAACTTGTGAACGATGTTCAATGACACCCTCTAATAAGTTTTCCATAATTAGTCTTGCCCTCTCCGTATCAATTGTACCGATTAAAGGCATGACACTAATATTTTCAAACACAGGGATTAATGGTGCTGACAATTCCCGCAAAGCCATCTTTTGTAGATTAATTGTGCTTTCCCATGATCCATTATAGTCATTAACAAATTGGTTAATGATGGAGTCTATCCACTCCTCAACATCACAAGATAATCGATACACCTTCTTGGCATCATCCTCCTCAGCAGCTAACGCTTCAAAAACCATGCGCCGAAACGTTTGCAGTCCTTGTGTAAAATACCCAAGTGGCCATCCAAGCTTGATCAATCGACTCGTAAATTCACTTAGCCGTTCCCCTGTCTGTTCAACGTCCGCATCAAGGGTATGTAAAATCGTTTGAATAAATTCTCGATTTGTATGCTGATAGACGGCATCTGACATATTTTCAAGATTTTTATCTCGTACAGCTGTTAACTCTTCCAACCAACGTTCAACGAGTTCGTCCTTTCTCGAATGGATGAACTCCACAATAAAAGGTTGCATGAGCTCTCCCCCTTTTCACTATTTATGTAGTCATATTATTTCATTTATTGCACACGCTTGCAAAGAAGACGTTTATGAATGCTCACGTTCGGAACATTTTACTAGACAACTGCATGACTTTATTCCTAAAATGAGAGAACAGACCGAGATCGTGTTGGTCGCGCCCCGGTCTGTTCAACGCAAAAAAAGTTGCTTCTACTCTAAGAGACGCAACTTTTTTCAACGTATCAAATATATTCACTGCTGAAAACTTCAATAAAAAATTATTAAAAATCAATTAGTCCTAAGCTAATTTGCAGAGCGTCATTCACCCGACTCATCATATCATCATCCAAATGAGTAATCTTATCCGTTAAACGTTGTTTATCAATTGTACGGATTTGCTCCAATAAAATGACTGAGTCGCGGTCAAATCCATACCGTTTCGCATTAATCTCAACATGAGTCGGCAGCTTCGCCTTCTGGATCTGCGCTGTAATGGCTGCGACGATGACGGTCGGACTAAACCGATTCCCTATATCGTTTTGGATGATAAGAACTGGTCTTACTCCACCTTGCTCTGAACCAACAACAGGTGATAAGTCCGCAAAGTAAACATCGCCACGTTTTACAATCAAAACCTACACCCCACTAACTAAGCGATCTAGGGTATGCTCTGCTTCCTCCTCAGCAAGAAAAGCTTCTGAAGCAATGTTTAAATTAATCTTCGCCATCTCCATATAACCCTGTTGCATCGTCTCACGAATTTGACGTTTTTTCCGTTCTCGAAGATACATCTTAGTAGCTTGATAAATGAATTCGTTTCGATTTACATTTTCTTGCTCAATGATCCCATCCACCTCATTCAACAAATGTTGTGGTAAACTTATCATAATTCGTTTTGTGCTCTGTTCAGACACAGGCAAACACCCCCACGTACACCTTAACGACCTTATTTTACGTTCCACAATTAATAATAGCATTCTCAATCATGATTTGCAAAGCTGTTCTGATGTTTCTCCTTATCTGATATTCGTCAAATTTCTTAGTTTCCCTTCTCAAGAAAACAATTTGCAATTGAATCGCTGCGATATTAGAGCCGGATTCCATTTCTGATGGCAATGATTTTTTGTTCTTCAATAAATATCCTTGGCACACGACTTCCAATCATACATGGAATTTCATAGTTAATTGTTTCCAATCTCTTTGCGACTTGGTCCACTGTAATTCGTTCATCTTGTTGAGAACCAATTAATGTTGCAACAGTTCCTACCTCGACCTCATATGGTAAACGTACCATACACTGGTCCATACATACTCTGCCAACAATCGGGGCACGCTTTCCATCAACCAGTACATAGCCTCCTTGACTTGAATGGTAACGAAACCACCCATCCGCATAGCCAATTGGTATCGTAGCGATCCATTGCTTTTCAGCAGCAACATAAGTGGCACCGTAGCTAATCGCATCCCCAGGGTGAATTTCCTTCACCTGAATAATACGACTGTGTAATGAAAAAGCCTCTTTCAAGTTAACTGGTATCTCTTCTTTGATTTCCTCTGAAGGAGACAGACCGTACATGGCAATTCCTAACCGCACCATATTAAAGACTTTGTCAGGGAACCGCAAGCCTGTGGCACTATTACCACAATGAATAAACTTAACAGAGACACCCCAATCTTCTAGCCATGCTAACACATCTAAGAAACGGCTATACTGCTTATTGAAGTAATCAAGGTCCGTATCATCGGCAGTAGCAAAATGAGTAAACACTCCTTCGAGCTCGAACATTTCGCATGATTGGATTAACGTTATAACAGCTTTTCCATTTTCTTTATTTGTTATTCCAATTCTACCCATACCTGTGTCAAACTTTACATGCAAGCGTAACGACTGGTCCGCTGTGTAATGCTGCTTAGCTTCTAGCAACCATTCTTCTTGATAAACCGTTACTGCTATTTGATGAGCCGCTGCGAGATTTACATCGTGCGGACGTACACGACCAAATACTAAAATTGGCGATACAATACCAGCTTGTCGAAGTTGAAGTGCTTCATCAAGGAATGATACAGCTAAATATCTTGCACCCGCTCGAATCGCCCTCTTGGCTACTTCTACCGCCCCATGACCGTAAGCATTCGCTTTCACCACAGCCATAATATTCATTTCCTGTTTGAATATACCTTTTATTTGTTTGATATTCTCTTCGATGTGATCTAGGTTTACCTCAACCCATGTATCACGAAAAAACTGTTGCTGAACTTCCACCGCGCTCCCTCCTCGGAATTCGACCCCAAGGTTTTTCTACATAACCCTTAGCTTTATATTTGATTATTACGCTCACATTTGCTGTTGTCAATCGACCTTAGTCATTGTCTATTTTATAACGTATGAAGTCGATATTAGTCTTATTTTCGCATTTTTTTAGGAAACGTTCTCTATATGCACTCTAGGAGGGCGTTCATTGGTACGATTCACTTAAATTCCTTGTGGAAATTTACAAAAGCAAAGGGCTCAGTTCCCTTGTAGATCACCTGAGCCCTTTTGCTTATGCTGAAATTATTTAACCTGTGTTCCGTAAACCGAACGAGCCACCGCCATCATTTCTTCCTCATCTAGATCTTCAGAAGCTAGGAAGAAATCTACACCATCATACGTCCAACGAATAGAATCGTTTGACATCACACCAACGGTAAATCCTAGGTCAACAGGGTCCCCCTCAATGACATCCATTGGTGTAGTCGCAGGAACAACACGTGCTTTTTCTTGAATGAGTGTATACGATTTGTCACCTGTGTAGGACAAAATGTATCTTGAGCCATCTTCAGTTTCTACTTGTTCTGATTCTGTTAAGCTAGAACCTTGAGGCTCATACATAGGAAAGTAAACCGTCATCGGCTCCTCTGAATCAGGTTCCGCCATTGTCGGCACTTCCATTTGCGCACCTGTCATGTTGCGGTCCATTCCAAAATCACCTTCATCGAAACTGCTGTTCATTTCAAAGCTAGTGAAATCAACTTGAACTAATACTTCAAAGTCAGCATCCATAATTTTAACAGAAGCTGGTGAGAGATCATTTTTATTTAGTGTAATTTCTTGACTGTTTAAATTTTTATTTTGATAGTTCGTGTTCGTTTGGAAAACATAGTGTTCTTCACTTGCATTAAACGTACGCTCTGCATCCACTAAAACATCTTCAATTAAAGATTCGTACAAGTAAACTTGGCTGTTATTGTTCGGCCAGTCACTTTGGAATCGGAAGCTTTTATTTAGGGCTGGTGTAAGCACAAATACCCCATCATCGTTTCGTAAAATAATCTGACTTTGATCCTTCTCTTCATTTTTTAGAGCTACTCTATAATAGTTCTCTTTTTGGTGCCAAATCTCAACATCATATTGCTGTGGCTCATTACCTGTCTGCAGCACCATCGTTGCATTGGCTTTGTATCCAGTCATTCCATCTAACTTTTTCTCAAGATCTTCAATGATATCCTCTTGCGTTTTCTCACCACACGCAGCTAGAACTAGCATGATAACTACACCCACGATCAACATCTTAAACGTTTTTCTCATCGTTTCACCCCTTTGTCTCGATTCAACGACAAAGGAGGGTGTCCATTACGACCTGTGGTTTATGATAGAAATGCACGCAATACCCTCGGTAATGTGTCAATCACGTCTGTCGCCAAGACATCCAGCACCGATGAGTCTTGCTCAACTAAAACGTCAGCTACTTTACCATGAAGAAACACAGCATTATTAATAGCAGTTTGAATGGATTGATGCTGGGCAATAAAGGCTAATATCATCCCTGTGAGGACATCACCTGAACCACCCTTTGCTAACGCAGGATTTCCCGTTGTATTAACAAATTGCTGCCCCTTTGGTGTCGTCACAATTGTGTATGGCCCTTTTAACACTAAATAAATACCGTATTCTTTTGCAAACTGCTCTGATAACGAGAAACGATTTCTCTCCACTTCTTGAACTGAACAACCAAGCAGGCGAGCCATCTCACCCGCATGTGGGGTTAAGATCGTCTCGGCCTTTCTTTCTTTTAACTGTGGTAAAAGTTGTTGCAAATGAAACAAGCCATCTGCATCTATAATTAAAGGATCTGTATAGTTTTTTAATAATCCTGAAACAATAGTCTCTAGGTGAGTACAACGGCCTATTCCCGGTCCAATAGCGATTGCATCAAATTGATCAACTCGAAGATCATTTGCTGTTTCCAAACCATCGAGCCCTCCATCTCTTGACGCAAGAGGTTTAAATGTGGCTTCCACCACTTGCGATGCAACAATGTCATGAATGATATCAGGAACCGCTAACGTAACGAGTCCGGCACCACTACGGTGACAAGCCCTTCCAGCTAAAATAGCCGCACCTGTCATTCCTTGAGACCCAGCAATAATACTAACCTTTCCATGGTTTCCTTTATGAGAAGAAGCCTGCCGTTTCGGTAATGTTTGTCGTACGTCAGTCTCGCCCCAAATCGACCGGTTTGGAGCAACCTTCTCGATTGCTTTGTTTGGAATGCCAATGTCAACAACCTCTAACTCACCATAGTCATTTGCCTCAGGGTACATATAAGCACTAAGCTTGGGACATTGTAACGTAATCGTCCGTGTCGCATGAACGCAAGGGGTCGACTGACCACCTTCATTTGCTGCTAATCCACTAGGCAAATCAACAGAAATGACTTCAGCTTGACTATTATTCATCGTTTCTACAATTTCATTATACGGATGGCGAAGCGGTCCTTTTCCCCCGGTTCCTAGAAGTGTATCAATGATGACTGTATAATGAGGGAAAGTCGCTGCGAATGT
The nucleotide sequence above comes from Desertibacillus haloalkaliphilus. Encoded proteins:
- a CDS encoding type II toxin-antitoxin system PemK/MazF family toxin, encoding MIVKRGDVYFADLSPVVGSEQGGVRPVLIIQNDIGNRFSPTVIVAAITAQIQKAKLPTHVEINAKRYGFDRDSVILLEQIRTIDKQRLTDKITHLDDDMMSRVNDALQISLGLIDF
- the alr gene encoding alanine racemase → MEVQQQFFRDTWVEVNLDHIEENIKQIKGIFKQEMNIMAVVKANAYGHGAVEVAKRAIRAGARYLAVSFLDEALQLRQAGIVSPILVFGRVRPHDVNLAAAHQIAVTVYQEEWLLEAKQHYTADQSLRLHVKFDTGMGRIGITNKENGKAVITLIQSCEMFELEGVFTHFATADDTDLDYFNKQYSRFLDVLAWLEDWGVSVKFIHCGNSATGLRFPDKVFNMVRLGIAMYGLSPSEEIKEEIPVNLKEAFSLHSRIIQVKEIHPGDAISYGATYVAAEKQWIATIPIGYADGWFRYHSSQGGYVLVDGKRAPIVGRVCMDQCMVRLPYEVEVGTVATLIGSQQDERITVDQVAKRLETINYEIPCMIGSRVPRIFIEEQKIIAIRNGIRL
- a CDS encoding LolA family protein, with protein sequence MRKTFKMLIVGVVIMLVLAACGEKTQEDIIEDLEKKLDGMTGYKANATMVLQTGNEPQQYDVEIWHQKENYYRVALKNEEKDQSQIILRNDDGVFVLTPALNKSFRFQSDWPNNNSQVYLYESLIEDVLVDAERTFNASEEHYVFQTNTNYQNKNLNSQEITLNKNDLSPASVKIMDADFEVLVQVDFTSFEMNSSFDEGDFGMDRNMTGAQMEVPTMAEPDSEEPMTVYFPMYEPQGSSLTESEQVETEDGSRYILSYTGDKSYTLIQEKARVVPATTPMDVIEGDPVDLGFTVGVMSNDSIRWTYDGVDFFLASEDLDEEEMMAVARSVYGTQVK
- a CDS encoding STAS domain-containing protein, which codes for MQPFIVEFIHSRKDELVERWLEELTAVRDKNLENMSDAVYQHTNREFIQTILHTLDADVEQTGERLSEFTSRLIKLGWPLGYFTQGLQTFRRMVFEALAAEEDDAKKVYRLSCDVEEWIDSIINQFVNDYNGSWESTINLQKMALRELSAPLIPVFENISVMPLIGTIDTERARLIMENLLEGVIEHRSQVVLIDITGVPVVDTMVANHIIQASEAVRLVGTECILVGIRPEIAQTIVNLGIELGKFPTKSSLQKGIETALEMTNKKMVDI
- a CDS encoding NAD(P)H-hydrate dehydratase; protein product: MRVVTGEEMHQIDRFTIEEIGLAEELLMENAGQAVVRKLLTWIEKTDRIAVVIGVGNNGGDGFVIARALQEKGYVVDTWLVPEEDRVKGAARYHMDVYKRSGFSLYPYSDQKGTFAATFPHYTVIIDTLLGTGGKGPLRHPYNEIVETMNNSQAEVISVDLPSGLAANEGGQSTPCVHATRTITLQCPKLSAYMYPEANDYGELEVVDIGIPNKAIEKVAPNRSIWGETDVRQTLPKRQASSHKGNHGKVSIIAGSQGMTGAAILAGRACHRSGAGLVTLAVPDIIHDIVASQVVEATFKPLASRDGGLDGLETANDLRVDQFDAIAIGPGIGRCTHLETIVSGLLKNYTDPLIIDADGLFHLQQLLPQLKERKAETILTPHAGEMARLLGCSVQEVERNRFSLSEQFAKEYGIYLVLKGPYTIVTTPKGQQFVNTTGNPALAKGGSGDVLTGMILAFIAQHQSIQTAINNAVFLHGKVADVLVEQDSSVLDVLATDVIDTLPRVLRAFLS
- a CDS encoding antitoxin — translated: MISLPQHLLNEVDGIIEQENVNRNEFIYQATKMYLRERKKRQIRETMQQGYMEMAKINLNIASEAFLAEEEAEHTLDRLVSGV